In Caproiciproducens sp. NJN-50, the following are encoded in one genomic region:
- a CDS encoding DUF4870 domain-containing protein — MDEKNQNEQNEAPTEQRQPGCGQPYPGGGYDWRRTYRGPYMGAPQDWQRRDPKAGPLPPSDEKAFAILSYIGILWLVGLLADRENRNVVFHVNQGIILSIFEFALMFSLAIAKAMIEGIFGFVFGGIGVLSWMGTAIGGLLSFTGWCLIVSYMIIGVVHAAQGKREPLPLIGSLFTVVH, encoded by the coding sequence ATGGATGAAAAGAATCAGAACGAACAAAATGAGGCACCAACCGAACAAAGGCAGCCGGGCTGCGGGCAGCCTTACCCCGGCGGCGGATATGACTGGAGACGAACCTACCGGGGCCCTTACATGGGCGCGCCGCAGGATTGGCAGAGAAGGGATCCAAAGGCCGGCCCCTTGCCTCCCAGCGACGAAAAAGCATTCGCCATCCTTTCCTACATTGGAATTCTGTGGCTTGTAGGGCTGTTGGCCGACCGTGAAAACCGGAATGTTGTCTTTCACGTCAATCAGGGAATCATCCTCAGTATTTTTGAATTTGCGCTTATGTTCTCACTGGCGATTGCGAAAGCAATGATAGAGGGAATTTTCGGTTTTGTTTTCGGCGGAATCGGGGTCCTGTCCTGGATGGGAACGGCGATCGGCGGGCTGCTGTCGTTTACGGGATGGTGTCTGATCGTATCTTATATGATCATAGGGGTGGTTCACGCAGCACAGGGGAAAAGGGAACCCCTGCCGCTGATTGGGAGTCTGTTCACCGTTGTACATTAA
- a CDS encoding CTP synthase yields MSAKYVFVTGGVVSGLGKGITAASLGRLLKSRGLRITMQKFDPYLNVDPGTMNPFQHGEVFVTDDGAETDLDLGHYERFIDENLTQNSNVTAGRVYWSVIQKERNGDYGGGTVQVIPHITNEIKSRIYAGKENVDVAIIEVGGTVGDIESQPFLEAIRQFATEVGRSNCLFIHVTLVPYLACSHEHKSKPTQHSVKELLSIGIQPDIIVLRSEKEIGAEIRKKIALFCNVAENCVIENLDLPLLYSIPLALREERLDDIVCKHFGLDTPGPDLSEWISMVNTAMSLTDSVTIALVGKYIELHDAYLSVAEALTHGGFGNKVKVDIKWVDSESINEENVSEILADVDGVLVPGGFGQRGIEGKITAIHYARVNGIPFLGICLGMQLALVEYARFVLGLTDANSAEFDPQSNNHVIDLMPEQKDVVQLGGTMRLGKYPCKLVQGTKAYRMYGGAPLIYERHRHRFEVNNDYRERFEKAGVVFCGRSPDDRIVEMMELPDHPWFVGSQFHPELRSRPNRPHPLFQGLIGAAKEYHSSRDEQLKIPE; encoded by the coding sequence ATGTCAGCGAAATATGTATTTGTAACAGGCGGCGTGGTTTCCGGTTTGGGAAAGGGGATTACGGCGGCGTCCCTTGGGCGGCTGCTGAAATCCAGAGGTCTCAGGATCACGATGCAGAAGTTTGATCCCTATTTGAACGTCGATCCGGGGACCATGAATCCGTTTCAGCACGGCGAGGTTTTTGTTACTGACGACGGCGCTGAAACCGACCTTGACTTAGGGCATTACGAGCGTTTTATTGATGAAAATCTGACCCAGAACAGCAATGTGACGGCAGGGCGGGTTTACTGGAGCGTGATCCAAAAGGAGCGCAACGGCGATTACGGCGGGGGAACCGTTCAGGTTATCCCTCACATCACAAACGAAATCAAATCCCGCATTTACGCCGGAAAAGAAAACGTGGACGTAGCGATCATCGAGGTCGGCGGAACGGTGGGGGATATTGAAAGCCAGCCGTTTTTAGAAGCCATCCGCCAGTTCGCCACGGAAGTCGGACGTTCCAACTGCCTGTTTATTCACGTTACGCTGGTTCCTTATCTTGCATGTTCCCATGAACATAAGTCCAAACCGACCCAGCACAGCGTGAAGGAACTGCTCTCCATCGGAATCCAGCCGGACATTATCGTTTTGCGGTCCGAAAAGGAAATCGGGGCGGAAATCAGGAAAAAAATCGCCCTGTTCTGCAATGTTGCCGAAAACTGCGTGATTGAAAACCTTGACCTGCCTCTTTTATATTCGATTCCGCTTGCCCTGCGCGAAGAGCGTCTGGACGATATTGTCTGCAAACACTTTGGCCTTGACACGCCGGGTCCCGACCTGTCTGAATGGATTTCCATGGTCAATACGGCCATGTCGCTGACCGACAGCGTGACGATCGCGCTGGTCGGCAAGTATATCGAGCTTCACGACGCTTATCTCAGCGTCGCCGAAGCGCTGACTCACGGCGGATTCGGCAATAAAGTGAAAGTGGACATCAAATGGGTCGATTCCGAATCGATCAATGAGGAGAATGTCTCGGAAATTCTTGCGGATGTGGATGGTGTCCTGGTTCCCGGCGGTTTTGGGCAGAGAGGGATCGAGGGCAAAATTACGGCGATTCATTATGCGCGTGTGAACGGCATTCCGTTTTTGGGCATTTGCCTTGGCATGCAGCTTGCCCTCGTGGAATACGCGCGTTTTGTTCTTGGTTTGACGGACGCCAATTCCGCGGAATTCGATCCGCAGAGCAACAATCATGTCATCGATCTGATGCCGGAACAGAAGGATGTGGTTCAGCTCGGCGGCACCATGCGTTTAGGAAAATATCCCTGCAAACTGGTGCAGGGCACAAAAGCATACCGGATGTACGGAGGCGCCCCTCTGATTTATGAACGCCACCGCCACCGCTTTGAGGTCAACAACGATTACAGGGAGCGGTTTGAAAAAGCGGGCGTCGTTTTTTGCGGAAGATCTCCCGACGACCGCATTGTAGAGATGATGGAGCTGCCGGATCATCCCTGGTTTGTGGGGTCCCAGTTCCATCCGGAGCTCAGGTCCCGCCCGAACCGCCCGCATCCACTGTTTCAGGGACTGATCGGCGCTGCCAAGGAATACCATTCAAGCCGGGATGAACAGTTGAAGATCCCAGAATAA
- a CDS encoding acyl-CoA dehydrogenase family protein: MFFKTTEEQEAFRAEIREFAESEIKPLTSALDEENRFPAEIVQKMGELGWMGVPYPKEYGGMGLDITSYAIAVEELSRVDGGTGVILSAHVSLGSWPIFAYGTEEQKQKYLVPLAKGEKLGAFGLTESNAGSDASGTETIAVRDGDDYMLNGGKIFITNADIADTYVVFAVTTPDIGSHGISAFIVEKGWKGFTFGEHYNKMGIRSSSTAELIFNDVRVPKENLLGKEGDGFKIAMSTLDGGRIGIASQALGIAQGAYESALDYSKDRIQFGRPIAQQQSIAFKLADMATKLRAARFLVYSAAELKENHEPYGMESAMAKQYASDSALEIVNDALQIYGGSGYIKGIDVERAYRDAKICTIYEGTNEIQRVVIASHIIGRMPKEAATAKQHGPVTGVRKKMIFKEGTAKDQVNALVESLKADGYDFTVGINIDTPIVKAERVVSAGRGIGDKKNMELVRALAVQAGAAVGSSRPVAETLHYVPLNRYVGMSGQKFSGNLYIACGISGAGQHLKGIKDATTIVAINTNPNAPIFKNCDYGIVGDVLEILPLLTAALDNGEAKQPAPPMKKMKRAMPRKIKHDWKHYVCNGCGYEYDPAVGDPESDIQPGTLFEALPEEWICPECGEEKENFIEA; encoded by the coding sequence ATGTTTTTCAAAACTACGGAAGAACAGGAAGCATTTCGCGCAGAAATCCGCGAGTTCGCGGAGTCTGAAATCAAGCCCCTGACATCCGCTCTTGACGAGGAAAACCGGTTTCCGGCGGAGATTGTCCAAAAGATGGGCGAACTGGGATGGATGGGCGTCCCCTACCCCAAAGAATACGGCGGCATGGGACTTGACATCACCAGCTACGCCATCGCCGTGGAGGAGCTTTCCCGGGTTGACGGCGGTACCGGCGTCATCCTGTCGGCCCACGTTTCGCTCGGCTCCTGGCCGATCTTCGCCTATGGCACGGAAGAACAGAAACAAAAATATCTGGTTCCTCTGGCAAAAGGTGAAAAACTGGGCGCATTCGGCCTGACGGAATCAAATGCCGGGAGCGACGCCAGCGGGACGGAAACCATCGCGGTGCGCGACGGAGACGATTACATGCTCAACGGCGGAAAAATCTTTATCACCAACGCCGACATTGCCGACACCTACGTTGTCTTTGCCGTCACGACCCCCGACATCGGCTCGCACGGCATCAGCGCTTTCATTGTGGAGAAGGGCTGGAAAGGGTTCACGTTCGGCGAGCATTACAACAAAATGGGAATCCGCTCCTCCTCCACCGCCGAGCTGATTTTTAACGACGTCAGAGTTCCAAAGGAAAACCTTCTTGGGAAAGAAGGAGACGGATTTAAAATCGCCATGTCCACTCTGGACGGAGGCAGGATCGGAATTGCCTCCCAGGCGCTGGGCATCGCCCAGGGCGCCTATGAGAGCGCGCTGGACTACTCCAAGGACCGGATTCAGTTCGGGCGGCCGATCGCCCAGCAGCAAAGCATCGCCTTCAAGCTGGCGGACATGGCGACTAAGCTCCGCGCGGCGCGCTTCCTGGTGTACAGCGCGGCGGAGCTCAAGGAAAACCATGAGCCTTACGGGATGGAATCGGCGATGGCAAAGCAGTACGCTTCCGACAGCGCGCTGGAGATCGTCAACGACGCGCTTCAGATCTACGGCGGCAGCGGCTACATCAAGGGCATCGACGTGGAGCGCGCGTATCGCGACGCAAAGATCTGCACCATCTACGAAGGAACCAATGAAATCCAAAGAGTCGTCATCGCCTCCCATATCATCGGCCGGATGCCGAAGGAAGCCGCGACCGCAAAGCAGCACGGACCGGTCACCGGCGTTCGCAAGAAGATGATCTTCAAGGAAGGGACCGCGAAGGACCAGGTCAACGCTCTGGTCGAATCCCTGAAAGCGGACGGGTACGACTTTACGGTCGGGATCAACATCGATACGCCGATCGTCAAAGCGGAGCGCGTGGTCAGCGCCGGCCGCGGAATCGGAGACAAAAAGAACATGGAGCTCGTCAGGGCTCTCGCCGTTCAGGCCGGCGCCGCCGTCGGTTCTTCCCGCCCGGTTGCCGAGACCCTGCACTATGTGCCTTTAAACCGCTATGTCGGCATGTCCGGCCAGAAATTCAGCGGCAACCTTTATATCGCGTGCGGCATTTCAGGCGCCGGACAGCATCTGAAAGGCATCAAGGATGCGACGACCATCGTCGCGATCAACACGAATCCCAACGCGCCGATTTTCAAAAACTGCGATTACGGCATCGTCGGGGACGTCTTGGAAATCCTCCCGCTGCTGACGGCTGCGCTGGACAACGGAGAGGCGAAACAGCCGGCGCCTCCGATGAAGAAGATGAAGCGCGCCATGCCCAGGAAGATCAAGCACGACTGGAAGCATTATGTCTGCAACGGCTGCGGCTACGAGTACGACCCCGCTGTCGGAGATCCGGAGAGCGATATCCAGCCGGGCACGCTGTTCGAGGCGCTTCCCGAAGAATGGATCTGCCCGGAATGCGGCGAAGAAAAAGAGAATTTCATTGAAGCGTAG
- a CDS encoding S1 RNA-binding domain-containing protein produces MFEYYPEGWMIDTPENRAATQSISAVNDACRDGQILEGRALVCDGSHNLLVDLGCMKGMIPREEGALGIREGTTRDIAIISRVNRPVCFLVTGFEKKTDGNITAILSRRAAQEKCMKEHISKLVPGDVIDARITHLENFGAFADIGCGIVALLPIDAISVSRIDHPRERFTVGMDIRTVIKSVESNRITLSHKELLGTWEENVAMFSAGETVAGIVRSVEPYGIFVELSPNLAGLAETKEDVFSGQQASVYIKSILPARMKVKLVIIDTFDFSYRPAAPKYFFSGNHMDRFVYSPPGSEKEIATDFKEHGP; encoded by the coding sequence ATGTTTGAGTACTATCCGGAAGGTTGGATGATCGACACACCCGAAAACCGCGCGGCAACACAAAGTATCTCCGCGGTCAACGACGCCTGCCGGGATGGCCAGATTTTGGAGGGACGTGCGCTGGTCTGTGACGGTTCACATAATCTGCTGGTAGACCTGGGATGCATGAAGGGAATGATTCCCCGCGAAGAAGGAGCCCTCGGAATTCGGGAGGGCACGACGCGGGATATTGCGATTATTTCCAGGGTCAATCGCCCTGTCTGCTTTCTTGTAACCGGCTTTGAAAAAAAAACCGACGGAAACATTACGGCAATCCTTTCCCGGAGGGCAGCCCAGGAAAAATGCATGAAAGAGCACATTTCCAAACTGGTCCCCGGGGATGTGATCGACGCCCGGATCACCCACCTTGAAAACTTCGGCGCTTTCGCGGATATCGGCTGCGGAATCGTCGCCCTTCTCCCGATCGACGCGATCTCCGTGTCGCGTATCGATCATCCGCGCGAGCGCTTTACGGTCGGCATGGACATCCGCACGGTGATTAAATCCGTGGAAAGCAATCGGATCACTTTAAGCCACAAGGAGCTTCTGGGGACCTGGGAAGAAAATGTCGCCATGTTTTCCGCCGGGGAAACGGTCGCCGGGATTGTCCGCTCCGTGGAGCCCTATGGCATTTTCGTCGAGCTCTCTCCGAATCTTGCCGGGCTGGCCGAGACGAAGGAAGACGTTTTTTCCGGCCAGCAGGCGAGTGTTTACATAAAAAGCATTCTTCCGGCCCGCATGAAAGTAAAGCTGGTGATCATCGACACGTTCGATTTTTCCTATCGGCCCGCAGCTCCCAAATACTTTTTCAGCGGAAATCATATGGACCGCTTTGTCTACTCCCCTCCCGGAAGCGAAAAGGAGATTGCGACGGATTTTAAGGAGCACGGCCCATAA
- a CDS encoding FprA family A-type flavoprotein has protein sequence MYSVRQVTDDLYWVGANDHRLALFENIFPIPDGVSYNSYLLLDEQTVLFDTVDWSACRQLLQNVEHVLNGRPLNYLVINHMEPDHGASIEEILLRYPKVKIITTEKAVMLMHQFGFHVDGHTETVKEGDTKSFGKHTVAFVAAPMVHWPEAMVTFDATSGVLFSADAFGSFKALDGKLFSDEVNFDRDWIDEARRYFTNIVGKYGPFVQALLKKASTIEIKTICPLHGLIWRSNLGYFLDKYDKWSRYEPEEKGVMIVYASMYGNTESAVDALAGKIVEKGMPNVVMYDVSKTDVSYLISEAFRLSHLVLASVTYNLGIYPPMKNFMMDMKALNVQNRTVAIVENGSWACKSGTLMREFLENEMKEINVLDDKLTLNSSMNEDNLPDLDALAESIVQSMK, from the coding sequence ATGTATAGTGTCAGACAGGTAACGGATGATTTGTACTGGGTCGGCGCCAATGACCATCGGCTTGCGCTCTTCGAGAACATCTTTCCCATCCCGGACGGCGTTTCGTATAACTCCTATCTGCTTCTCGATGAACAAACGGTTTTGTTCGATACGGTTGACTGGTCGGCATGCCGGCAGCTCCTGCAGAATGTGGAGCACGTCCTGAACGGCAGGCCGCTGAACTATCTGGTCATCAACCATATGGAGCCGGACCACGGCGCTTCCATCGAAGAAATACTTCTTCGTTACCCGAAAGTCAAAATCATCACCACGGAAAAGGCCGTCATGCTGATGCACCAGTTCGGGTTCCACGTGGACGGACACACGGAAACGGTCAAGGAAGGCGACACAAAATCCTTCGGCAAGCACACGGTCGCGTTTGTCGCCGCACCGATGGTGCACTGGCCGGAAGCCATGGTGACTTTCGACGCCACCAGCGGCGTTCTGTTCTCCGCGGACGCCTTCGGCTCCTTCAAGGCGCTGGACGGCAAGCTGTTCAGCGACGAGGTCAATTTCGACCGCGACTGGATTGACGAAGCCAGAAGGTACTTCACCAACATCGTCGGCAAATACGGCCCGTTTGTCCAGGCATTGCTGAAAAAGGCTTCCACAATCGAAATCAAAACCATTTGCCCGCTTCACGGCCTGATCTGGCGCTCGAATCTCGGCTATTTCCTGGACAAATACGACAAATGGAGCAGATATGAGCCGGAGGAAAAGGGCGTCATGATCGTCTACGCCTCCATGTACGGAAACACGGAGAGCGCGGTCGACGCGCTGGCCGGCAAAATCGTGGAAAAAGGCATGCCGAATGTCGTGATGTACGATGTCTCCAAAACCGACGTATCCTATCTGATCTCGGAAGCATTCCGCCTCAGCCACCTTGTTCTGGCGTCGGTTACGTACAATCTGGGCATTTATCCGCCAATGAAAAACTTTATGATGGACATGAAAGCATTAAATGTTCAGAATCGAACCGTCGCCATTGTTGAAAACGGTTCGTGGGCCTGCAAATCCGGCACGCTGATGCGCGAATTCCTGGAAAACGAAATGAAAGAGATCAACGTCTTGGACGACAAACTGACGCTCAACTCTTCCATGAACGAAGACAATCTTCCAGACCTGGATGCACTGGCCGAAAGCATCGTGCAATCCATGAAATAA
- a CDS encoding ATP--guanido phosphotransferase, producing the protein MKKWYETTEKDADVSTGTFVNLARNLTGVPFPSRMSMSDRRFVLEKIRTALRKDQDSEYAHFAEIDLESASEAQAVALAENGLISAEMATDRHGRGLMVSKDESLSVAVNGEDHLLIQSRAAGIRLKKAYFSADELDTYLDRLLSFAFDSQLGYLSQNPFYLGTGMIATLRLHLPALMESGSTGRIANNLSKLGLTLRGAYGPGPNPRGAFFHLSNQVTMGLSEQEALTNLFSMAGQLIAREHEIRDALICQLSVQDTILRDLGILQKARLLSFDEFLRRASSVRLGISAGLIGGIDVCEMDTMICKAQPATLVFENGEALTEEERQKLRARMIREGLKQGTEDFNAKR; encoded by the coding sequence ATGAAAAAGTGGTATGAAACAACGGAGAAAGATGCCGATGTCTCGACGGGTACCTTTGTCAATCTTGCCCGCAATCTTACCGGCGTTCCGTTTCCGTCCAGAATGAGTATGTCGGACCGGCGCTTCGTTCTGGAAAAAATCAGGACGGCGCTTAGAAAGGATCAGGACTCCGAATACGCGCATTTTGCCGAGATCGATCTCGAATCTGCGTCGGAGGCTCAGGCGGTAGCGCTGGCGGAAAACGGCCTGATCAGTGCCGAGATGGCAACGGACAGGCACGGCCGGGGCCTGATGGTATCGAAAGACGAATCCCTTTCCGTGGCCGTCAACGGAGAAGACCATCTGCTCATTCAGTCCAGGGCTGCGGGAATACGGCTGAAAAAGGCTTATTTCTCAGCGGATGAGCTGGACACATACCTCGACAGGCTGCTGTCTTTCGCTTTCGACTCTCAGCTTGGATATTTGTCTCAGAATCCATTCTATTTAGGCACCGGTATGATTGCGACTCTGCGCCTTCACCTGCCCGCTTTGATGGAATCCGGGTCCACTGGAAGGATTGCGAACAACCTTTCAAAGCTTGGGCTGACGCTGCGGGGAGCATACGGGCCTGGACCGAACCCGAGAGGGGCGTTTTTCCATCTTTCCAATCAGGTCACCATGGGCCTTTCGGAACAGGAGGCTTTGACAAACCTTTTCAGCATGGCCGGTCAGCTTATTGCCCGTGAACACGAAATAAGAGACGCTTTGATCTGTCAGCTTTCTGTGCAGGATACGATTCTTCGCGACCTTGGGATTCTGCAGAAGGCCAGGTTGCTATCCTTTGATGAATTTTTGCGGCGGGCCAGTTCCGTGCGGCTTGGAATTTCTGCGGGGCTGATCGGAGGAATCGACGTTTGCGAAATGGATACAATGATCTGCAAAGCCCAGCCGGCAACTTTGGTTTTTGAAAACGGCGAGGCTCTCACCGAAGAAGAACGCCAGAAACTCCGCGCGCGTATGATACGCGAGGGTTTGAAACAAGGAACGGAGGATTTTAATGCAAAACGATAA
- a CDS encoding peptidylprolyl isomerase, whose amino-acid sequence MEKRNRILSIGLGALLLFLTACSGNASSASDNRLRPDDGKKIGYQMELPQKGEEIAALTTSMGTIRIRLFPDAAPKAVENFKGLVQKGYYNNLIFHRVIQNFMIQTGDPNGNGTGGESIWGKKFADEFNGNLLNFRGALAMANSGKDTNGSQFFINQAPASAFSGWDNYQKAYEAYQQNQEAFLSQYGTNWVDMSKVTQEYKDAYAKYGGNPALDGYYNVVEQGYTVFGQVFDGMDAVDKIAAVSTDGQDKPTETVTIQKAEIVKYEG is encoded by the coding sequence ATGGAAAAAAGAAATCGCATTTTATCAATCGGCCTCGGTGCCTTACTGCTTTTTTTAACGGCTTGTTCCGGAAATGCGTCCTCCGCTTCGGATAACCGCCTTCGCCCCGATGACGGGAAAAAGATCGGTTATCAGATGGAACTCCCGCAGAAAGGCGAGGAAATCGCAGCCCTGACAACCAGCATGGGAACCATCCGAATCCGGTTGTTTCCGGATGCCGCGCCGAAAGCCGTCGAAAATTTCAAGGGGCTGGTCCAAAAGGGTTATTACAACAATCTTATATTCCACAGAGTGATTCAGAACTTTATGATCCAAACCGGCGACCCGAACGGCAACGGAACCGGTGGAGAAAGCATTTGGGGCAAGAAATTCGCGGATGAATTTAACGGCAACCTGCTGAATTTTCGCGGAGCCTTGGCGATGGCGAACTCCGGAAAAGACACGAACGGCAGCCAGTTTTTCATCAATCAGGCGCCCGCTTCCGCATTTTCCGGCTGGGATAATTATCAGAAAGCCTATGAGGCGTACCAGCAGAATCAGGAAGCGTTTCTTTCCCAATACGGTACAAATTGGGTCGATATGAGCAAGGTGACGCAGGAATATAAGGATGCCTACGCAAAATACGGAGGAAATCCCGCGCTGGACGGTTACTATAATGTGGTTGAACAGGGGTACACTGTATTCGGCCAGGTTTTCGACGGCATGGATGCGGTCGACAAGATCGCCGCGGTTTCCACGGACGGTCAGGACAAGCCCACGGAAACCGTTACCATTCAAAAAGCGGAAATCGTCAAATATGAGGGGTGA
- a CDS encoding RrF2 family transcriptional regulator, translated as MLITRETDYAIRILRALAGETQITTAEICKKELLPQQFAYKILKKLQKSGLVSVTRGKDGGCRLIGDLRKVSLYDLMEITDSDKSVSACTQPGFPCAWRQKYGKPCKVHQHLQRLQDRLDQELKAVLLSEILSDCD; from the coding sequence GTGCTAATTACACGGGAAACGGACTATGCCATACGAATTCTCCGCGCACTCGCCGGCGAAACGCAAATCACGACCGCCGAAATCTGCAAGAAAGAGTTGCTTCCGCAGCAGTTTGCGTATAAGATTCTGAAAAAACTGCAAAAGAGCGGGCTTGTCAGTGTCACCCGAGGAAAAGACGGAGGATGCCGCCTGATAGGAGATCTCCGAAAAGTAAGCCTCTACGATCTGATGGAGATTACGGATTCCGACAAATCCGTCAGCGCCTGCACCCAGCCCGGATTTCCCTGCGCGTGGCGTCAAAAATACGGCAAGCCGTGCAAGGTTCATCAGCATCTGCAGCGGCTGCAGGACAGGCTGGATCAGGAATTAAAGGCGGTTTTGCTTTCTGAAATCTTATCTGACTGCGATTGA
- a CDS encoding UvrB/UvrC motif-containing protein, which produces MLCESCGKKPSVIRVKAIINGEPVEYSLCAECARELGYANLLFVMLSGYESTLNDFFPDGENSTGVLRCPCCGSAFQDILRCGKIGCAECYRTFANQLAPFLRKVHGSVSHRGKTAGGDLPQVLPKAQLSVMHQQLREAIQSENYEQAAALRDKIHKLEGGGQ; this is translated from the coding sequence GCTGTGTGAATCGTGCGGGAAAAAACCGTCTGTGATCCGGGTGAAGGCAATTATAAACGGAGAACCGGTCGAATATTCGCTCTGCGCGGAATGTGCCCGTGAACTGGGATATGCCAACCTCTTGTTTGTCATGCTGTCCGGATACGAAAGCACTTTGAATGATTTTTTTCCGGATGGGGAAAACAGTACCGGAGTGCTGCGCTGTCCGTGCTGTGGATCGGCTTTTCAGGATATTCTACGCTGCGGGAAGATTGGGTGTGCGGAATGCTACCGGACTTTTGCCAATCAGCTTGCTCCTTTTCTCCGAAAAGTACATGGCAGTGTTTCACACCGAGGCAAGACGGCGGGAGGAGACCTGCCGCAGGTCCTTCCGAAGGCTCAGCTGAGTGTGATGCACCAGCAGCTCCGCGAAGCGATCCAAAGCGAAAATTATGAGCAGGCCGCGGCTTTGCGGGATAAAATCCACAAACTGGAGGGAGGCGGGCAATGA